A single window of Polaribacter sp. SA4-10 DNA harbors:
- a CDS encoding DUF2061 domain-containing protein has product MIVEQMILSRKEAESNFEKDISSEKPLRSIAKALSWRIVGTIDTLIVSYILIGEFILAASIASVDFLTKLVLYFFHERLWNKIKWGR; this is encoded by the coding sequence ATGATTGTAGAGCAAATGATTTTAAGTAGAAAGGAAGCAGAATCAAATTTTGAAAAAGATATAAGTTCAGAGAAACCGCTGCGAAGTATTGCAAAGGCATTAAGCTGGAGGATTGTAGGAACTATAGATACATTAATAGTTTCTTATATATTAATAGGCGAATTTATTTTAGCAGCATCAATAGCTTCTGTAGATTTTTTAACCAAATTAGTATTGTATTTCTTTCATGAAAGATTGTGGAATAAAATAAAATGGGGTAGGTAA
- the cysD gene encoding sulfate adenylyltransferase subunit CysD gives MSQETIKVAALESEAIYIFREVVAQFEKPVLLFSGGKDSITLVRLAQKAFFPAKIPFPLMHIDTGHNFPETIEFRDRLTKELGVELIVRNVQDNIDNGTVKEETGRYASRNMLQTETLLDAIEEFGFDACIGGARRDEEKARAKERIFSVRDDFGQWDEKNQRPEVFDMLNGRIDLGQNVRVFPISNWTELDVWSYIKQEDIEIPSIYFAHKRKIFVRDGMIWSADDTVVFRDEEEIVEERMVRFRTVGDMSCTAAVLSDAVDIAKVVEEIRDSSISERGARIDDKRSEAAMEKRKKQGYF, from the coding sequence ATGAGTCAAGAAACAATAAAAGTAGCTGCTTTAGAAAGTGAAGCAATTTATATTTTTAGAGAAGTTGTAGCACAATTTGAAAAACCTGTGTTATTATTTTCAGGAGGAAAAGACAGTATTACGTTAGTGCGTTTAGCGCAGAAAGCATTTTTTCCTGCAAAAATTCCTTTTCCATTAATGCATATTGATACTGGTCATAACTTTCCTGAAACCATAGAATTTAGAGATCGTTTGACTAAAGAGTTGGGCGTTGAGTTAATTGTAAGAAATGTTCAAGATAACATTGACAATGGAACTGTAAAAGAAGAAACTGGGAGATATGCAAGTAGAAATATGTTGCAAACAGAAACGTTATTAGATGCTATTGAAGAGTTTGGTTTTGATGCTTGTATTGGTGGCGCAAGAAGAGATGAAGAAAAAGCAAGAGCAAAAGAAAGAATTTTCTCTGTAAGAGATGATTTTGGACAATGGGATGAAAAAAACCAACGTCCAGAAGTATTTGATATGTTAAATGGGCGTATTGATTTAGGACAAAATGTACGAGTTTTTCCAATTTCTAATTGGACGGAATTAGATGTTTGGTCTTATATAAAACAAGAAGATATCGAAATTCCTTCTATCTATTTTGCACACAAAAGAAAAATATTTGTAAGAGATGGTATGATCTGGTCTGCAGATGATACAGTTGTTTTTAGAGATGAAGAGGAAATAGTAGAAGAAAGAATGGTTCGGTTTAGAACTGTAGGAGATATGAGTTGTACAGCAGCCGTTTTATCTGATGCAGTAGATATTGCAAAAGTTGTTGAAGAAATTAGAGATTCTTCTATTTCAGAAAGAGGAGCAAGAATTGATGATAAGCGTTCTGAAGCAGCTATGGAAAAAAGAAAAAAACAAGGGTATTTTTAA
- the thrA gene encoding bifunctional aspartate kinase/homoserine dehydrogenase I, whose amino-acid sequence MKEQLQHIKIGNFTTEKGALIPELNLSFHVFGKELGTAPVVLVNHALTGNSNVAGNEGWWIDIVGENKAINTAVYTILSFNIPGNGFDGFLIENYKSFIARDIANLFLIGLKELKINKLFALIGGSLGGGIAWEMMVLNTKITQHFIPVATDWKSTDWLIGNCQIQEQFLVNSSNPVHDARMHAMLCYRTPASFKERFQRSKNEDATVFNVESWLLHHGEKLQERYQLSSYKLMNQLLKTIDVTDSGKKKIEILDKIEANIHIIGVDSDLFFTAEENKETHKKLALTKDNVTYNEINSVHGHDAFLIEYEQLQKIIEPIFNEDYREKKMKVLKFGGKSLANGKGLENAIEIIVSKYKNGEKITVVASARGNTTDDLEAILNKAANKKPYKEDFEKFKEYQLEPNSSVDFSKEFSTLETIFEGVSLLGDYSQKIKDTVLAQGELLSVKLITSLLEKLGVSANAIDARKLIITDENFGNAQPIAVISKENVIAHFKKFDPEIVQVVTGYIASNKKNETTTLGRNGSNYTASLLANYLDAEELQNYTHVNGIFTANPDLVADAKKIEQLSFSEANELANFGATILHAKTIIPLLEKNINLRILNTFNLEDKGTLITAESSSKGIKSISTIDNVALLNFEGRGLLGKVGVDARIFKTLSDRNISISIISQGSSERGIGLIIDADKAQEAVAALEKEFENDFYSQDVNQISIVNNVAVISIIGQDLSEFHHPYNALIKNQIVPVLFNNTVTGKNVSLVVKKDQLHKAVNVIHGQVFGVIKKINIAIFGKGLVGGTLIDQIIENTQAVLERRKIQLNVFAVADSKKVLLNKEGVSKDWKENLLENGDSTTSIDAIIAFEKEHHFENLIVVDNTASVNFVSNYIPFIEAGFDLVSCNKIANTLSFDFYKEVRSKLKEYKKQYLYETNVGAGLPLIDTIRLLHESGENITKIRGVFSGSLSYLFNTFSAENVSFSETLQEAIDKGFTEPDPREDLGGNDVARKLLILARELDLENELSEVEIKNLIPENLRKGSADEFLGNLELLNAEYQSLKEHQKPNHVLRYIGELSGDLSQNKGKLEVKLVSTPKSTPLGSLKGSDAIFEIYTESYGDQPIVIQGAGAGASVTARGVFGDILRLAKHNN is encoded by the coding sequence TTGAAAGAACAATTACAACATATTAAAATTGGAAATTTCACCACAGAAAAAGGTGCTTTAATTCCTGAACTTAATTTAAGTTTTCATGTTTTTGGAAAAGAATTAGGTACAGCTCCTGTTGTTTTAGTAAATCATGCATTAACTGGTAATAGTAATGTTGCAGGTAATGAAGGTTGGTGGATAGATATTGTTGGTGAAAATAAAGCGATTAACACAGCTGTTTATACCATTTTATCTTTTAATATTCCTGGTAATGGTTTTGATGGTTTCTTAATTGAAAACTATAAAAGTTTTATTGCTAGAGACATTGCAAACCTGTTTTTAATCGGATTAAAAGAATTAAAAATCAATAAATTATTTGCTTTAATTGGAGGTTCTTTAGGAGGAGGAATTGCTTGGGAAATGATGGTTTTGAACACTAAAATTACGCAACATTTTATTCCTGTTGCAACAGATTGGAAATCTACAGATTGGTTAATTGGAAATTGCCAAATACAAGAGCAATTTTTAGTAAATTCTAGCAATCCTGTTCATGATGCCCGTATGCACGCAATGTTGTGTTATAGAACTCCAGCATCTTTTAAAGAGCGTTTTCAACGGTCTAAAAATGAAGATGCTACAGTTTTTAATGTAGAGAGTTGGTTGTTGCACCATGGAGAAAAACTGCAAGAACGGTATCAATTATCTTCTTATAAATTAATGAATCAATTATTAAAAACAATTGATGTTACAGATAGTGGGAAAAAGAAGATAGAAATTCTTGATAAAATAGAAGCTAATATTCACATTATTGGAGTTGATTCAGATTTATTTTTTACTGCGGAAGAGAATAAAGAAACGCATAAAAAGTTAGCATTAACAAAAGACAATGTTACCTACAACGAAATAAATTCTGTGCATGGACATGATGCTTTTTTAATTGAATATGAGCAATTACAAAAAATTATTGAGCCTATTTTTAATGAAGACTATAGAGAAAAGAAGATGAAGGTATTAAAGTTTGGAGGGAAATCTTTAGCAAACGGAAAAGGACTGGAAAATGCTATAGAAATTATAGTAAGTAAATATAAAAATGGAGAAAAAATTACGGTTGTTGCTTCTGCAAGAGGAAATACTACAGATGATTTAGAAGCTATTTTAAACAAGGCAGCAAATAAAAAACCATACAAAGAAGATTTTGAGAAATTTAAAGAATATCAATTAGAACCAAATAGTTCTGTTGATTTTTCTAAAGAATTTTCAACTTTAGAAACCATTTTTGAAGGGGTTTCTCTTTTAGGAGATTATAGCCAGAAAATTAAAGATACCGTTTTAGCACAAGGAGAGTTGTTGTCTGTAAAACTAATAACAAGTTTGTTAGAGAAATTAGGGGTTTCTGCAAATGCTATAGATGCAAGAAAGCTAATTATTACTGATGAAAACTTTGGAAATGCACAACCAATAGCAGTTATTTCTAAAGAAAATGTGATTGCACACTTTAAGAAATTTGATCCAGAAATTGTACAAGTTGTAACAGGATATATTGCTTCTAATAAGAAAAATGAAACGACAACTTTAGGTAGAAATGGTAGTAATTACACTGCTTCATTATTGGCAAATTATTTAGATGCAGAAGAATTACAAAACTACACACACGTAAACGGAATTTTTACTGCGAATCCAGATTTGGTTGCAGATGCAAAGAAGATTGAGCAATTATCATTTTCTGAAGCGAATGAGTTAGCCAATTTTGGAGCAACAATTTTACATGCAAAAACCATCATTCCATTATTAGAAAAAAACATAAACCTTAGAATTTTAAATACGTTCAATTTAGAAGATAAAGGCACGTTAATTACAGCAGAATCATCATCAAAAGGAATTAAATCTATTTCTACAATTGATAATGTTGCTTTATTAAATTTTGAAGGTAGAGGTTTGTTAGGTAAAGTTGGTGTTGATGCTCGTATTTTTAAAACTTTAAGTGATCGAAATATTAGTATCAGTATTATTTCTCAAGGTTCTTCAGAAAGAGGAATTGGGTTAATTATTGATGCTGATAAAGCACAAGAAGCTGTTGCTGCTCTTGAAAAAGAGTTTGAAAATGATTTTTATTCACAAGATGTTAATCAGATTTCAATTGTAAATAATGTTGCAGTAATTTCTATCATCGGTCAAGATTTAAGTGAGTTTCATCATCCTTATAATGCATTGATTAAAAACCAAATTGTACCCGTTTTATTCAATAATACGGTTACAGGTAAAAACGTGAGTTTGGTGGTTAAAAAAGACCAATTACACAAAGCTGTCAATGTAATTCATGGTCAAGTTTTTGGAGTTATAAAAAAAATAAATATTGCCATTTTTGGAAAAGGTTTGGTTGGTGGAACTTTAATTGATCAAATAATTGAAAACACACAAGCTGTTTTAGAAAGAAGAAAGATTCAACTAAATGTTTTTGCTGTTGCTGATTCTAAGAAAGTGTTGTTAAATAAAGAGGGTGTTTCTAAAGATTGGAAAGAAAATCTTTTAGAAAATGGAGATTCAACTACTTCTATTGATGCTATTATTGCATTTGAAAAAGAGCACCATTTTGAAAACCTAATCGTTGTAGATAATACGGCAAGCGTTAATTTTGTGAGTAATTATATTCCGTTTATAGAAGCTGGTTTCGATTTGGTTTCTTGTAATAAAATTGCAAACACGTTGTCTTTTGATTTTTACAAAGAAGTAAGATCTAAACTAAAAGAATACAAAAAGCAATATCTGTATGAAACCAATGTTGGTGCAGGTTTGCCTTTAATTGATACCATTCGTTTATTACATGAGTCAGGAGAAAATATCACTAAAATTAGAGGTGTTTTTTCAGGGAGTTTAAGTTACCTCTTCAATACTTTTTCGGCGGAGAATGTTTCTTTTTCTGAAACATTACAAGAAGCAATTGATAAAGGTTTTACAGAACCAGACCCACGAGAAGATTTAGGTGGAAATGATGTTGCTAGAAAATTATTAATTTTAGCAAGAGAATTAGATTTAGAAAATGAATTATCAGAAGTAGAAATCAAAAATCTAATTCCAGAAAATTTAAGAAAGGGTTCTGCAGATGAATTTCTAGGTAATTTAGAATTATTAAATGCTGAATATCAATCTTTAAAAGAGCATCAAAAACCAAATCACGTTCTACGTTATATTGGTGAGTTAAGTGGAGATTTATCACAAAATAAAGGAAAATTAGAAGTGAAATTAGTTTCCACACCAAAAAGCACCCCATTAGGATCCTTAAAAGGTTCTGACGCAATATTTGAAATTTACACAGAATCTTATGGAGATCAACCCATTGTAATTCAAGGAGCAGGAGCAGGGGCAAGTGTAACTGCAAGAGGTGTTTTTGGAGATATTTTAAGGTTAGCAAAACATAATAACTAA
- a CDS encoding Rrf2 family transcriptional regulator, with translation MLSKKTKYGIKALTYLARQENKTPVSIATISKSENISLKFLESILLTLRKNGILGSKKGKGGGYYLLKEPNEIQMTSIMRVLEGPISMIPCVSLNFYEKCEDCPDENSCAVNKLMIDVRDSSLKIFRNTTLSDLCNC, from the coding sequence ATGCTTTCAAAGAAAACAAAATACGGAATAAAAGCGCTTACTTATTTGGCAAGACAAGAGAATAAAACTCCTGTTTCTATTGCTACAATATCTAAAAGTGAAAATATTTCTTTAAAGTTTTTAGAAAGTATATTACTTACACTTCGTAAAAATGGAATTTTAGGATCTAAAAAAGGAAAAGGTGGAGGTTATTATCTTTTAAAAGAACCTAATGAAATTCAAATGACTTCTATTATGCGTGTTTTAGAAGGTCCAATCTCAATGATTCCTTGTGTTAGTTTAAACTTCTATGAAAAATGTGAAGACTGCCCTGATGAAAATTCTTGCGCAGTAAATAAATTGATGATTGACGTTAGAGATAGTTCGCTAAAAATCTTTAGAAACACTACGTTGTCAGATTTGTGTAATTGCTAA
- a CDS encoding sulfate adenylyltransferase subunit 1, which translates to MKVLKIATAGSVDDGKSTLIGRILYDTKSLTDDKLEAIEEKSKQRGFDYLDFSLATDGLVAEREQGITIDVAHIYFSTPSKSFIIADTPGHIEYTRNMVTGASTAQVSIVLIDARNGVVEQTYRHFFINNLLRIKEVVIAINKMDLVNFSEEKYNVIKGEIEYLASKSEYKGQNLTFIPLSALQGDNVVSVSENMPWYTGVTLMHHLESLDTEDVSDVSQVRFPVQTVIRPKTEKYHDFRGYAGKIYGGDLSVGDEISVLPSQTKSKIKSINFFNKEYATAKRGSAVTITLEDNVNVSRGDMLVKVNEEPTIAKQLAATICWMDREPLQALQKYYIKHGVNDAQAKITKLSSIIKTDFSGIEENPSELVLNQIGDVQLKVSKPLLFDSYKDNKSNGSFILINPKTNNTVGVGFIK; encoded by the coding sequence ATGAAAGTACTAAAAATAGCAACAGCAGGAAGTGTAGATGATGGTAAAAGTACCTTAATTGGTCGTATTTTATATGATACAAAATCATTGACTGATGATAAATTAGAAGCAATAGAAGAAAAGAGCAAACAGCGTGGTTTTGATTATTTAGATTTTTCTTTAGCAACAGATGGTTTAGTTGCAGAACGTGAGCAAGGAATCACCATTGATGTTGCACATATTTATTTTTCAACGCCATCTAAAAGTTTCATTATTGCAGATACTCCAGGTCATATAGAGTACACTAGAAATATGGTTACAGGAGCTTCAACTGCACAAGTTTCTATTGTTTTAATTGATGCTAGAAACGGAGTGGTAGAGCAAACTTATCGTCATTTTTTTATCAATAATTTATTAAGAATTAAAGAGGTTGTAATCGCTATAAATAAAATGGATTTGGTTAATTTTTCTGAAGAGAAATACAATGTTATCAAAGGAGAAATTGAATATTTAGCAAGTAAAAGTGAATATAAAGGTCAGAATTTAACTTTCATTCCATTATCTGCTTTACAAGGGGATAATGTAGTTTCTGTATCAGAAAATATGCCTTGGTATACCGGTGTAACATTAATGCATCATTTAGAAAGTTTAGATACAGAAGATGTAAGTGATGTTTCTCAAGTACGTTTTCCTGTTCAAACAGTAATTAGACCAAAAACAGAAAAGTATCACGATTTTAGAGGATATGCAGGTAAGATTTATGGTGGAGATTTATCAGTGGGAGATGAGATTTCTGTTTTACCATCGCAAACAAAATCAAAAATTAAAAGTATTAATTTCTTCAATAAAGAGTATGCAACTGCTAAAAGAGGAAGTGCTGTTACGATCACTTTAGAGGATAATGTAAATGTAAGTAGAGGAGATATGTTGGTAAAAGTAAATGAAGAACCAACAATTGCAAAACAATTAGCGGCAACTATTTGTTGGATGGATAGAGAGCCTTTACAAGCATTGCAAAAATACTATATCAAACATGGTGTAAATGATGCGCAGGCGAAAATCACGAAACTATCAAGTATCATTAAAACTGATTTTTCTGGAATTGAAGAAAATCCATCTGAATTAGTATTAAATCAAATTGGAGATGTGCAACTAAAAGTAAGTAAACCATTGTTATTTGATTCTTATAAAGACAATAAATCTAATGGATCTTTTATTTTAATCAACCCAAAAACGAATAATACAGTTGGAGTAGGTTTTATAAAATAA
- a CDS encoding PLP-dependent aspartate aminotransferase family protein, which translates to MSKHFETEAIRGQTERSQFSEHSTPLYLTSSFVFDDAEDMRASFAEEKERNLYSRFTNPNTTEFVDKIVAMERAEAGYAFATGMAAIFSSFAALLSAGDHIVSCRSVFGSTHGMFTNYLPKWNIETSYFKVNEVELIESLIKENTKILYIETPTNPAVDILDLELIGKIAKKYNLIFIVDNCFATPYIQQPIKFGADLVIHSATKLIDGQGRVLGGVTVGNKELLREIYLFARNTGPAMSPFNAWVLSKSLETLSIRVEKHCENALKVATFLEGNENVAFVKYPFLKSHPQYEVAKKQMKLGGNIVAFEIKGGIEAGSAFLDKIKMCSLSANLGDTRTIVTHPSSTTHGRLSQEDRLEVGITDGLVRVSVGLEHAEDIIADIQQALEL; encoded by the coding sequence ATGAGCAAACATTTCGAAACAGAAGCAATTAGAGGTCAAACAGAAAGAAGTCAGTTTTCTGAACATTCTACCCCATTATATTTAACATCAAGTTTTGTTTTTGATGATGCAGAAGACATGCGTGCATCCTTCGCAGAAGAAAAAGAGCGTAATTTATATAGTAGATTTACAAACCCGAACACAACAGAATTTGTAGATAAGATTGTAGCTATGGAAAGAGCAGAGGCAGGTTATGCTTTTGCAACAGGAATGGCAGCTATTTTTTCTTCATTTGCGGCTTTATTAAGTGCAGGAGATCATATTGTTTCTTGTAGATCTGTATTTGGGTCAACACATGGAATGTTTACCAATTATTTACCAAAATGGAATATTGAAACTTCTTATTTTAAGGTGAATGAAGTAGAATTAATAGAAAGCTTAATCAAAGAAAACACAAAAATTCTTTATATAGAAACACCAACAAACCCTGCTGTAGATATTTTAGATTTAGAATTGATTGGCAAAATTGCAAAAAAATACAATCTTATTTTTATTGTTGATAATTGCTTTGCTACGCCTTATATACAACAGCCAATTAAATTTGGCGCTGATTTAGTAATTCATTCTGCAACAAAATTAATTGACGGTCAAGGAAGAGTTTTAGGTGGCGTTACTGTTGGTAACAAAGAGTTGTTAAGAGAAATCTATTTATTTGCTAGAAATACTGGGCCTGCCATGTCTCCTTTTAATGCTTGGGTGTTGTCTAAAAGTTTAGAAACATTATCAATAAGAGTAGAAAAACATTGTGAAAATGCTTTAAAAGTTGCAACTTTTTTAGAGGGAAATGAAAATGTAGCATTTGTAAAATATCCTTTCTTAAAATCGCATCCTCAATATGAAGTAGCTAAAAAACAGATGAAATTAGGTGGGAATATTGTTGCTTTTGAAATTAAAGGAGGAATTGAAGCTGGAAGCGCTTTTTTAGATAAAATAAAAATGTGTTCATTATCTGCTAACTTAGGAGACACTAGAACAATTGTAACACATCCTTCATCTACAACACATGGTAGATTGTCTCAAGAAGATCGTTTAGAGGTTGGTATTACGGATGGTTTGGTTAGAGTTTCTGTTGGATTAGAACATGCAGAAGATATTATTGCAGATATTCAACAAGCTTTAGAATTATAA
- a CDS encoding O-acetylhomoserine aminocarboxypropyltransferase/cysteine synthase family protein yields the protein MSTQKLATNALHAGHDVTQNGGTRAVPIYQTSSYVFNSSEHAANLFSLKELGFIYTRLNNPTNQILQDRLAAVEGGIAAVVFASGTAAISTGLLTLLKAGDHIVASSSLYGGTYNLLSVTLPRFGITTTFVDASNPDNFAAAVQDNTRAFFVESLGNPKLDVLDLEAISVHSKAAGVPFIVDNTVATPVLLNPIKHGADIVIHSLTKYIGGQGTSLGGAIVDAGTFNWANGKFPEFTEPSAGYHGLVYHDALGAAAFTFKLILEGLRDFGGALSPTNAFNIIQGLETLPLRIKQHSINALALAKWLEKQEEVAWVNYPGLESSKYKTLADKYLPNGQSGIVTFGPTKGFEAAKTIADKTKIFSLLANIGDTKSLIIHPASTTHQQLDEAAQAGAGVSQDLIRLSVGIEDLEDLKADLSAAFSEL from the coding sequence ATGAGTACACAAAAATTAGCAACAAACGCATTACATGCCGGACATGATGTAACACAAAATGGAGGAACAAGAGCCGTTCCTATTTATCAAACATCATCGTATGTTTTTAATAGTTCTGAACATGCAGCAAATCTTTTTTCATTAAAAGAATTAGGTTTTATTTACACACGATTAAATAACCCTACAAATCAAATTTTACAAGACCGGTTAGCGGCTGTAGAAGGCGGAATTGCAGCTGTAGTTTTTGCTTCAGGAACAGCTGCTATTTCAACAGGATTATTAACCTTGTTAAAAGCAGGAGACCACATTGTAGCTTCAAGTAGTTTATATGGAGGTACTTATAATTTACTAAGTGTAACTTTACCAAGATTCGGAATTACAACTACGTTTGTAGATGCATCAAATCCTGATAATTTTGCAGCTGCAGTTCAAGATAATACGAGAGCTTTTTTTGTAGAATCTTTAGGGAATCCTAAATTAGATGTTTTAGATTTAGAAGCAATTTCTGTGCATTCTAAAGCAGCAGGAGTTCCTTTTATTGTTGATAATACTGTTGCAACACCCGTTTTATTGAATCCGATAAAACATGGAGCAGATATTGTAATTCATTCATTAACAAAATATATTGGTGGACAAGGAACTTCTTTAGGAGGCGCAATTGTTGATGCTGGAACTTTTAATTGGGCAAATGGGAAATTTCCTGAATTTACAGAACCTTCTGCAGGTTACCATGGTTTAGTTTATCATGATGCTTTAGGAGCAGCTGCCTTTACTTTTAAATTAATTTTAGAAGGACTACGTGATTTTGGAGGCGCTTTAAGTCCAACAAATGCATTTAATATTATTCAAGGATTAGAGACATTACCTTTAAGAATTAAGCAACATTCTATAAATGCATTGGCATTAGCAAAATGGTTAGAAAAACAAGAGGAAGTTGCATGGGTAAATTACCCAGGTTTAGAAAGTAGTAAATACAAAACTTTAGCAGATAAGTACTTGCCAAATGGACAAAGTGGTATTGTAACCTTTGGCCCTACAAAAGGCTTTGAAGCAGCAAAAACAATTGCAGACAAAACAAAAATATTCTCTTTATTAGCAAATATTGGAGATACAAAATCACTAATTATTCACCCAGCAAGTACTACGCATCAACAATTAGATGAAGCTGCTCAAGCGGGTGCAGGAGTGAGTCAAGATTTAATTAGATTGTCTGTAGGAATTGAAGATTTAGAAGATTTAAAAGCAGATTTAAGCGCCGCTTTTTCAGAATTATAA
- the metK gene encoding methionine adenosyltransferase produces the protein MSYLFTSESVSEGHPDKVADQISDALIDNFLAFDKSSKVACETLVTTGQVILAGEVKSKTYLDVQQIARDVINKIGYTKSAYMFNGNSCGVLSAIHEQSPDINKGVDRANPEEQGAGDQGMMFGYATDETENYMPLALELSHRLLIELALLRRENKDIDYLRPDAKSQVTIEYSDDNVPQRIDAIVISTQHDDFDASEGVMLARIKKDIVEILIPRVIAKLPADIQKLFTDNITYHINPTGIFVIGGPHGDTGLTGRKIIVDTYGGKGAHGGGAFSGKDPSKVDRSGAYATRHIAKNLVAAGLCKEILVQVSYAIGVAKPTSINVDTYGTATVDLTDGEISKIVESIFDMRPYFIEKRLKLRTPIYSETAAYGHMGRTPEVKTVTFSNPMGETVSQEVETFTWEKLDYVDTVKKAFNL, from the coding sequence ATGTCATATTTATTTACCTCAGAAAGTGTTTCTGAAGGACATCCAGACAAAGTTGCAGATCAAATTTCCGATGCATTAATCGATAATTTTCTAGCATTCGATAAATCAAGTAAAGTTGCTTGCGAAACCTTGGTTACTACAGGGCAAGTAATTTTAGCTGGTGAAGTAAAATCTAAAACATATTTAGACGTTCAGCAAATTGCTAGGGACGTAATAAATAAAATTGGTTATACCAAAAGCGCGTATATGTTCAATGGAAATTCTTGTGGAGTTTTGTCTGCAATTCATGAACAGTCGCCAGATATAAACAAAGGTGTAGATCGAGCTAACCCAGAAGAACAAGGTGCAGGAGATCAAGGAATGATGTTTGGTTATGCAACTGATGAGACAGAAAACTACATGCCTTTAGCATTAGAACTTTCTCATCGTTTGTTAATTGAATTAGCACTTTTAAGAAGAGAAAATAAGGATATTGATTACTTAAGACCTGATGCAAAAAGTCAAGTAACTATTGAGTATTCAGATGATAATGTTCCTCAAAGAATTGATGCAATTGTAATTTCTACGCAACATGATGATTTTGATGCGTCTGAAGGTGTAATGTTAGCAAGAATTAAAAAAGACATTGTAGAAATTTTGATTCCTAGAGTTATTGCAAAATTACCTGCTGATATTCAAAAATTATTCACAGACAATATTACATATCATATAAATCCAACAGGAATTTTTGTAATTGGTGGACCTCATGGAGACACTGGTTTAACAGGAAGAAAAATTATTGTTGATACTTATGGTGGAAAAGGAGCTCATGGTGGTGGTGCTTTTTCTGGAAAAGACCCAAGTAAAGTTGATAGATCTGGGGCTTATGCAACACGTCATATTGCAAAAAATTTAGTTGCTGCAGGACTTTGTAAAGAAATTTTAGTTCAAGTTTCCTATGCAATTGGTGTTGCAAAACCAACTAGTATTAATGTTGATACTTATGGTACTGCAACCGTTGATTTAACTGATGGAGAAATTAGTAAAATAGTAGAATCCATTTTTGATATGCGTCCTTACTTTATTGAAAAACGTTTAAAATTAAGAACGCCTATTTATTCTGAAACTGCTGCTTACGGACATATGGGAAGAACTCCAGAAGTAAAGACAGTAACTTTTTCAAATCCTATGGGAGAAACTGTTTCTCAAGAAGTTGAAACATTTACTTGGGAAAAATTAGATTATGTAGACACTGTTAAAAAAGCTTTTAACTTATAA
- a CDS encoding phosphoadenosine phosphosulfate reductase family protein has protein sequence MSLDLEQINKELKGKRPAEIIAWALSLGKNAVITTNFRPYEVAILKAVTDVQKDIKVIWCDTGYNTIQTYKHAEEIIEKLNLNIYLYTPKQTVAHRNVVLGVPSVEDPKHVVFTEQVKLEPFSRAMKEHQPEVWFTNLRKGQTAFRDSIDVVSQSKDGIIKVSPFYNATDQELDAYLIEKGLPNEFVYFDPTKVESNRECGLHI, from the coding sequence ATGAGTTTAGATTTAGAGCAAATTAACAAAGAATTAAAAGGTAAAAGACCAGCAGAAATAATTGCCTGGGCTCTTTCTTTAGGAAAAAATGCAGTAATCACTACCAACTTCAGACCTTATGAAGTAGCAATATTAAAAGCGGTTACAGATGTGCAAAAAGACATTAAAGTAATTTGGTGCGATACAGGTTATAATACGATACAAACCTATAAACATGCAGAAGAAATAATAGAAAAACTGAACTTAAACATTTATTTATATACACCAAAACAAACGGTTGCTCATAGAAATGTTGTTTTAGGAGTTCCATCAGTTGAAGATCCTAAACATGTAGTTTTTACAGAGCAAGTAAAATTAGAGCCTTTTTCTAGAGCAATGAAAGAGCACCAGCCAGAAGTTTGGTTTACTAACTTAAGAAAAGGGCAAACTGCATTTAGAGATAGTATAGATGTAGTCTCACAAAGTAAAGATGGTATTATAAAAGTAAGTCCGTTTTACAATGCAACAGATCAAGAATTAGATGCTTATTTAATTGAAAAAGGTTTGCCAAATGAGTTTGTGTATTTCGATCCAACAAAAGTAGAAAGTAATCGAGAATGTGGATTACATATCTAA